From Synechococcus sp. A10-1-5-1, a single genomic window includes:
- a CDS encoding photosystem I assembly protein Ycf4 gives MASASAAKAAPSSDLLEQAVVGSRRLSNVLVAAVVSTGGLGFLLTSASSYLGKDLLPIGNPAALAWVPQGLVMGLYGIAAALLSTYLWAVIAIDVGAGSNSFNKKSGNLTVTRRGFRELISVTTPLKEIQAVKIDVRDGLNPRRRLALRIQGRRDLPLTTVGEPMPLVELERGGAELARFLGVPLEGV, from the coding sequence ATGGCATCGGCCTCCGCCGCCAAGGCTGCCCCGTCCTCTGATCTGCTCGAGCAGGCGGTGGTCGGCTCTCGCCGTCTCTCCAATGTCTTGGTGGCTGCTGTGGTCAGTACCGGTGGCCTTGGCTTTCTCCTCACCAGCGCTTCGAGCTATCTGGGTAAGGATCTGCTGCCCATTGGAAACCCAGCGGCCCTCGCCTGGGTGCCCCAGGGTTTGGTGATGGGCCTTTACGGCATTGCCGCGGCTTTGCTCTCGACCTACCTCTGGGCCGTGATCGCCATCGATGTCGGCGCCGGCAGCAACAGCTTCAATAAAAAGAGTGGAAACCTGACCGTCACCCGCCGTGGCTTCCGGGAGTTGATCAGCGTCACCACACCCCTCAAAGAGATCCAGGCCGTCAAGATCGATGTCCGCGATGGCTTGAATCCCCGCCGTCGTCTCGCACTTCGGATCCAGGGTCGCCGCGATCTGCCCCTGACGACCGTGGGTGAGCCAATGCCCCTGGTTGAACTGGAGCGCGGCGGTGCTGAACTGGCCCGCTTCCTCGGTGTTCCCCTGGAGGGCGTCTAA
- a CDS encoding peptidylprolyl isomerase: MVRSIVLALLLALSPFGLVACAAPSPTANYGCGTSGVPCLKGKALVELKTSKGVVELSLDGAEAPLTAGNFVDLVRRGAYNGTIFHRVVKEPIPFVVQGGDPQSSKPDTPVSALGTGSFIDPSSGQPRFIPLELLFEGESSPRYGEIVTSPTQQQRLKLPHERGSLAMARSSDPNSASAQFYISLRALPELDGRYAVFGRVSKGMDVVDQINQGDKLISASVLEGGTLVRDAD, from the coding sequence ATGGTCCGCTCGATTGTTCTGGCTCTGCTGCTAGCCCTCAGTCCCTTTGGCTTGGTGGCCTGCGCGGCCCCCTCGCCGACTGCGAACTATGGCTGCGGTACATCCGGTGTGCCTTGCCTGAAAGGCAAAGCCCTGGTGGAACTCAAAACCAGCAAGGGCGTTGTTGAGCTGAGCCTGGATGGCGCTGAGGCCCCTCTGACAGCGGGCAACTTCGTTGATCTGGTTCGCCGCGGCGCCTACAACGGAACCATCTTTCACCGGGTGGTCAAAGAGCCGATTCCCTTTGTCGTCCAAGGCGGCGATCCCCAGAGCTCGAAGCCCGATACCCCTGTCTCAGCCCTAGGCACCGGCAGTTTCATCGACCCCTCCAGCGGTCAACCGCGGTTCATCCCGCTGGAGCTGTTGTTCGAGGGCGAGTCCAGCCCCCGTTACGGCGAGATTGTGACGAGCCCCACCCAGCAGCAGCGCCTGAAGCTGCCCCACGAACGCGGCTCTCTAGCCATGGCTCGCTCCAGCGACCCCAACTCGGCGAGTGCGCAGTTCTACATCTCGCTTCGGGCGTTGCCTGAATTGGATGGTCGCTACGCCGTGTTTGGCCGGGTGAGCAAAGGGATGGATGTCGTCGATCAGATCAACCAGGGCGACAAGTTGATCAGCGCCAGCGTCCTCGAAGGGGGAACGCTGGTACGCGATGCCGACTAG
- the ilvN gene encoding acetolactate synthase small subunit: MKHTLSVLVEDESGALSRIAGLFARRGFNIESLAVGPAENRGKSRLTMVVDGDAQTLEQLTKQLDKLVNVLAVTDLTPIPSVERELMLIKVSAPPENRAAILDLVQVFRAKVVDVADSALVIEVVGDPGKLVAITNVLESYGILEIARTGRIALERASGVNTAYLKVTSLDKRVPA; encoded by the coding sequence ATGAAGCACACCCTCTCGGTGCTGGTGGAAGACGAATCCGGTGCGCTCAGCCGCATCGCTGGTCTGTTCGCCCGTCGCGGCTTCAACATCGAAAGCCTGGCCGTTGGCCCGGCGGAGAACCGCGGCAAATCCCGTCTCACCATGGTGGTGGATGGTGACGCACAAACCCTGGAGCAACTCACCAAGCAACTCGACAAGCTGGTGAATGTGCTGGCGGTCACCGACCTCACCCCGATCCCTTCAGTGGAGCGGGAACTGATGCTGATCAAAGTCTCGGCACCGCCTGAGAACCGTGCGGCAATCCTTGATCTGGTCCAGGTCTTCCGCGCCAAGGTCGTGGACGTGGCCGACAGCGCCCTGGTGATTGAAGTGGTGGGCGACCCCGGCAAGCTCGTCGCGATTACGAACGTCCTCGAGAGCTACGGGATCCTGGAAATTGCCCGCACCGGCCGCATCGCTCTGGAGCGTGCCTCCGGAGTGAATACGGCCTATCTGAAGGTCACCAGCTTGGATAAGCGGGTTCCGGCCTAG
- a CDS encoding alpha/beta fold hydrolase produces MNLQPASAGVHWGEHGSWHWQGHTCHWRVIGERNAPALVLIHGFGAASGHWRHNAATLAEAGWCVYAIDLVGFGDSSQPRHRRHRPLDNRLWARQLQGFLEQVVQGPAVLVGNSLGSLVAVTCAVFFPTWVQGVVAAPLPDPTLLLPLRRRRAPWRRLWKRRVVVVLCRILPLELLVPLIARTPLLDLGLRSAYQDQGAVDSELRRLIARPALRPQAAQALRAMSIGMALRPREATAAPLLQRMQQPLLVLWGSQDRLVPPQISRQLQPHKSDLQLQLLQELGHCPHDERPDLFNTVVITWLARNLGTGQPREQPWA; encoded by the coding sequence TTGAATCTCCAGCCTGCCTCTGCGGGAGTGCATTGGGGCGAGCACGGGAGCTGGCACTGGCAGGGCCACACCTGTCATTGGCGGGTCATCGGAGAGCGGAATGCCCCCGCCCTGGTCCTGATCCATGGCTTTGGTGCTGCCAGCGGTCACTGGCGCCACAACGCCGCGACGCTCGCCGAGGCCGGCTGGTGCGTCTATGCCATTGACCTGGTGGGCTTTGGCGACTCCAGCCAGCCACGACATCGCCGCCACAGGCCTCTTGACAACCGGCTTTGGGCACGGCAGCTCCAGGGGTTCCTCGAGCAGGTCGTCCAAGGACCGGCCGTGCTCGTGGGCAATTCCTTGGGGAGCCTGGTGGCCGTGACCTGTGCTGTGTTTTTCCCCACTTGGGTGCAGGGGGTGGTGGCCGCTCCCTTACCCGACCCCACGCTGCTCCTGCCCCTGAGGCGGCGGCGGGCCCCCTGGCGCCGTCTCTGGAAGCGCCGGGTGGTGGTCGTCCTCTGCCGGATCCTGCCGCTGGAGCTCCTAGTGCCTCTGATCGCCCGGACACCGCTGCTGGATCTGGGGCTACGCAGCGCTTACCAGGACCAAGGCGCGGTGGATAGCGAACTCAGGCGACTGATCGCCCGTCCAGCCCTGCGCCCCCAGGCGGCCCAGGCCCTGAGAGCCATGAGCATCGGCATGGCCCTCAGGCCCCGGGAAGCCACCGCCGCTCCGCTGCTCCAGCGCATGCAGCAGCCGCTGCTGGTGCTCTGGGGAAGCCAGGACCGCCTGGTCCCGCCGCAAATCAGCAGACAACTGCAGCCCCACAAAAGTGATTTGCAGCTGCAGTTGCTTCAGGAGCTGGGCCACTGCCCCCATGACGAGCGGCCTGACCTGTTCAACACCGTGGTGATCACCTGGCTGGCACGTAACTTGGGTACCGGTCAGCCACGCGAACAGCCCTGGGCATGA
- a CDS encoding N2,N2-dimethylguanosine tRNA methyltransferase produces MADTASPTHYCEGAAQLLLGPGFFRPQSRPSRDAGVLLSRWLTRDRPGRVLDVMAGCGIRALRYGLEGRAQEVWANDADLDRLPLLKGNLQPLQNGRLEISARTAQHLLADCLMQQRRFDLLDLDAFGCPTALVPLALEALEFGGVLYLASTDGRSPTGHDRPAAIRSLGAAARAHPSSWELALRLQLAVVAKAAWAMGRGIRPLFSFSEGRTFRTAIQLLRRPAPREEEQLGLWAYCHRCAEQSQQSLLRLRRWPGCGCGDDPAAPLAISGPLWLGPLQDPQVLGELLQEAQSLPKESLVPASRRLLEGLQADDGLPVTCWPVDALAKRLGSGPPRLDALIGCLRGEGFEAKRSGVMSAQFRSNAPFSRVVELASALNR; encoded by the coding sequence GTGGCCGACACGGCTAGCCCAACTCACTATTGCGAAGGAGCGGCGCAACTGCTGCTGGGGCCTGGCTTTTTTCGGCCGCAATCGCGCCCGTCCCGGGATGCCGGGGTGCTGCTCAGCCGTTGGCTGACCCGGGATCGGCCCGGGCGGGTGCTTGATGTGATGGCCGGTTGCGGGATCCGGGCCCTGCGCTACGGGCTGGAGGGACGGGCCCAGGAGGTTTGGGCCAACGACGCCGATCTCGATCGCTTGCCCTTGCTGAAGGGCAACCTGCAGCCCCTGCAAAACGGTCGCCTGGAGATCAGTGCCCGCACGGCCCAGCACCTGTTGGCCGATTGCCTGATGCAGCAGCGCCGCTTTGATCTGCTCGATCTCGACGCCTTTGGCTGCCCCACAGCCCTGGTCCCCTTGGCTCTAGAGGCCCTGGAATTTGGTGGGGTCCTTTACCTGGCGAGCACCGACGGTCGCTCCCCCACGGGCCACGACCGACCCGCGGCCATTCGCTCCTTGGGTGCCGCAGCCCGTGCCCATCCCTCCAGCTGGGAGTTGGCCCTGCGCCTGCAGCTGGCGGTGGTGGCGAAGGCGGCGTGGGCCATGGGCAGAGGGATTCGGCCCCTCTTTTCGTTTAGTGAGGGCCGGACGTTTCGCACGGCGATTCAGCTGCTGCGACGCCCGGCGCCCCGGGAGGAGGAGCAGCTGGGGCTTTGGGCCTATTGCCACCGCTGCGCCGAGCAGTCTCAGCAAAGTCTGCTGCGGCTGCGCCGCTGGCCTGGCTGTGGCTGCGGCGATGACCCGGCGGCGCCCCTGGCGATTTCGGGTCCCCTCTGGTTGGGCCCCCTGCAGGATCCTCAGGTCCTGGGTGAATTGCTTCAGGAAGCCCAGTCACTGCCCAAGGAAAGCCTGGTCCCAGCGAGCCGGCGCCTGCTGGAGGGACTGCAGGCCGATGACGGCCTACCGGTGACCTGTTGGCCGGTGGATGCCCTGGCCAAACGCCTGGGGAGTGGTCCGCCTCGGTTGGATGCGCTCATCGGCTGCCTTCGGGGTGAGGGCTTTGAGGCCAAGCGCTCAGGGGTGATGTCTGCTCAGTTCCGCTCCAATGCGCCCTTCTCGCGCGTCGTGGAGCTGGCTTCTGCGCTAAACAGGTAG
- the petM gene encoding cytochrome b6-f complex subunit PetM yields the protein MASEIFGTAALFWILIPLGLVGGALLLKLQGDS from the coding sequence ATGGCCTCGGAAATCTTTGGCACCGCAGCGCTGTTCTGGATTCTGATCCCCCTGGGTCTGGTCGGTGGTGCCCTGCTGCTGAAGCTCCAAGGCGACAGCTGA
- a CDS encoding NAD(P)H-binding protein, with the protein MQVLVIGGTGTLGRQIARQALDAGHQVRCMVRSPRKAAFLQEWGCELTRGDLLEPDSLDYALEGQEAVIDAATARATDPGSVYDTDWTGKLNLLNACERAGVKRFVFLSLLGAEKHRDVPLMDIKYCTEQALIDSDFDYTILRGVAFMQGLISQIAIPVLENQTVWVSGTPTPVAYMNTQDLARFAVAALSRAETSRKAFPVVGNRAWSTGEITQMCEKYSAKSARVIRVQPFLLRLMQGISSFFEPSVNVAERLAFDKVMGGGEALSAPMEESYAAFGLDPAETTEMEAYLKEYYDTILKRLRDMEADLDKDAKKKLPF; encoded by the coding sequence ATGCAGGTCCTGGTGATCGGTGGAACAGGAACCCTGGGTCGCCAGATCGCGCGTCAGGCCCTGGATGCCGGACATCAGGTTCGTTGCATGGTGCGCTCCCCGCGCAAAGCAGCGTTTTTGCAGGAGTGGGGCTGTGAGCTCACCCGCGGAGATCTGCTCGAGCCTGACAGCCTGGACTACGCCCTCGAGGGTCAAGAAGCTGTCATTGACGCCGCGACGGCTCGAGCCACGGACCCTGGAAGCGTCTACGACACCGACTGGACAGGAAAGCTCAACCTCTTGAATGCCTGTGAGCGGGCTGGGGTGAAGCGCTTCGTCTTTCTGTCACTCCTTGGTGCTGAGAAGCACCGGGACGTCCCTTTGATGGACATCAAGTACTGCACCGAGCAGGCGCTGATTGATTCCGATTTCGATTACACGATCCTCCGGGGTGTGGCCTTTATGCAGGGACTGATCAGTCAGATCGCGATCCCTGTTTTGGAAAATCAGACCGTCTGGGTGAGCGGCACGCCAACTCCGGTTGCCTACATGAATACCCAGGACCTGGCGCGTTTTGCGGTGGCGGCCCTGAGCCGTGCTGAGACCAGCCGCAAGGCTTTCCCAGTGGTGGGGAACCGCGCTTGGAGCACCGGTGAGATCACCCAGATGTGTGAGAAGTACTCCGCCAAGAGCGCCCGGGTGATTCGGGTTCAGCCGTTCCTGCTGCGCTTGATGCAGGGCATCAGTTCGTTCTTCGAGCCGTCGGTGAACGTGGCCGAGCGCCTGGCCTTCGACAAGGTGATGGGTGGTGGCGAAGCCCTGTCTGCACCGATGGAGGAGAGCTACGCCGCCTTCGGTCTGGATCCCGCGGAGACCACCGAGATGGAGGCCTATCTCAAGGAGTACTACGACACGATCCTGAAGCGTCTTCGGGACATGGAGGCTGACCTGGACAAGGACGCCAAGAAGAAACTGCCCTTCTGA
- a CDS encoding thermonuclease family protein, whose protein sequence is MLLAALASVVIASCYDGNTCRPLIGERIRLACIDAPELEGRRANPIPAKASRDYLRSLVLGRTDNLRRITTDRYGGTVGELFVGGTNVQQQMVRSGYAAICWKYADQWSWTR, encoded by the coding sequence ATGCTCCTTGCAGCCCTAGCCAGCGTCGTGATCGCCTCCTGTTACGACGGGAATACCTGCCGCCCCCTTATCGGTGAGCGGATCCGGCTGGCCTGCATCGATGCCCCAGAGCTCGAAGGACGGAGGGCCAACCCAATACCTGCCAAAGCCTCAAGGGACTACTTGCGATCGCTGGTGCTCGGCAGGACCGACAACCTGCGCCGGATAACGACCGATCGGTACGGGGGCACCGTTGGAGAGCTCTTCGTGGGTGGAACCAACGTCCAGCAGCAGATGGTCAGGAGTGGCTACGCAGCGATCTGCTGGAAGTACGCAGACCAGTGGTCTTGGACCAGGTAG